The Oreochromis niloticus isolate F11D_XX linkage group LG2, O_niloticus_UMD_NMBU, whole genome shotgun sequence genome includes a region encoding these proteins:
- the lman2 gene encoding vesicular integral-membrane protein VIP36 isoform X2: MWHFVVSVRMRKADGPVYGVSRKKLGGESLSRCCSGKMGGCRAFRGSALLFVLLELSLVCCDITDGNAEHLKREHSLTKPYQGVGSSPSSQWDFSGSTLVTSSYVRLTPDERSKQGSIWNTVPCYLKDWEMHVQFKIHGSGKKSLHGDGIALWYTKDRLHSGPVFSNSAVFHGLAVFIDTYSNDDATDRSFPYISAMVNNGSVSYDHGKDGRSSELGGCSAEIRNRDHDTYLAIRYSKGRLTVMVDVDDKNEWNECIDIGGVRLPTGYFFGASAATGDLSDNHDIISMKLYQLMVEHTAEEENLDWTKIEPSVSLLKSPKDNIDDPTGNFRGTPLTGWKVFLLLLCALLGIVVCAVVGAVVFQRRQERNKRFY, translated from the exons ATGTggcattttgttgtttcagtccGGATGAGAAAAGCGGACGGACCAGTTTATGGAGTTTCGAGGAAGAAGCTTGGTGGTGAGAGTTTGTCTCGGTGCTGTTCGGGTAAAATGGGAGGCTGCAGAGCGTTTCGGGGCTCAGCGTTGCTCTTCGTGCTGCTGGAGCTCTCTCTGGTCTGCTGTGACATCACGGACGGAAACGCGGAGCACCTGAAGCGGGAGCACTCGTTAACGAAGCCGTACCAAG GTGTCGGCAGCAGCCCATCCAGCCAGTGGGATTTCTCtggaagcactttggtgacgaGCTCGTACGTCCGCCTGACTCCAGATGAGAGGAGCAAGCAGGGATCCATCTGGAACACCGTG CCTTGTTACCTGAAGGACTGGGAGATGCACGTGCAGTTTAAAATCCACGGCTCGGGAAAGAAGAGTCTCCACGGTGACGGCATCGCTCTCTGGTACACGAAGGACAGGCTGCACTCAG GGCCTGTGTTTTCCAACAGCGCCGTCTTCCACGGGCTTGCCGTCTTTATAGATACTTACTCTAACGATGATGCGACGGAT CGCTCCTTCCCGTACATTTCAGCCATGGTGAACAACGGCTCGGTGAGCTACGACCACGGGAAAGATGGCCGCTCGTCGGAGCTGGGAGGCTGCTCTGCCGAGATCAGGAACCGAGATCACGACACGTACCTTGCCATCCGCTACTCCAAAGGGAGACTGACG GTGATGGTGGACGTGGACGACAAGAACGAGTGGAACGAGTGCATCGACATTGGCGGCGTTCGTCTTCCCACAGGATATTTCTTTGGGGCTTCGGCAGCTACGGGCGACCTGTCGG ATAATCACGACATCATCTCCATGAAGCTCTACCAGCTGATGGTGGAACACACGGCTGAAGAGGAGAACTTGGACTGGACGAAGATCGAGCCCAGCGTCAGCCTCCTCAAATCCCCTAAAG ACAACATCGATGATCCCACCGGGAACTTCCGCGGCACGCCTCTCACTGGCTGGAAGgtgttcctgctgctgctgtgcgcCCTGCTGGGGATCGTGGTGTGCGCCGTGGTGGGAGCTGTGGTTTTCCAGAGGAGACAGGAGAGGAACAAAAGGTTttactga
- the lman2 gene encoding vesicular integral-membrane protein VIP36 isoform X1 produces the protein MWHFVVSVRMRKADGPVYGVSRKKLGGESLSRCCSGKMGGCRAFRGSALLFVLLELSLVCCDITDGNAEHLKREHSLTKPYQGVGSSPSSQWDFSGSTLVTSSYVRLTPDERSKQGSIWNTVPCYLKDWEMHVQFKIHGSGKKSLHGDGIALWYTKDRLHSGPVFGNQDQFLGLAIFLDTFRNDLDGTARSFPYISAMVNNGSVSYDHGKDGRSSELGGCSAEIRNRDHDTYLAIRYSKGRLTVMVDVDDKNEWNECIDIGGVRLPTGYFFGASAATGDLSDNHDIISMKLYQLMVEHTAEEENLDWTKIEPSVSLLKSPKDNIDDPTGNFRGTPLTGWKVFLLLLCALLGIVVCAVVGAVVFQRRQERNKRFY, from the exons ATGTggcattttgttgtttcagtccGGATGAGAAAAGCGGACGGACCAGTTTATGGAGTTTCGAGGAAGAAGCTTGGTGGTGAGAGTTTGTCTCGGTGCTGTTCGGGTAAAATGGGAGGCTGCAGAGCGTTTCGGGGCTCAGCGTTGCTCTTCGTGCTGCTGGAGCTCTCTCTGGTCTGCTGTGACATCACGGACGGAAACGCGGAGCACCTGAAGCGGGAGCACTCGTTAACGAAGCCGTACCAAG GTGTCGGCAGCAGCCCATCCAGCCAGTGGGATTTCTCtggaagcactttggtgacgaGCTCGTACGTCCGCCTGACTCCAGATGAGAGGAGCAAGCAGGGATCCATCTGGAACACCGTG CCTTGTTACCTGAAGGACTGGGAGATGCACGTGCAGTTTAAAATCCACGGCTCGGGAAAGAAGAGTCTCCACGGTGACGGCATCGCTCTCTGGTACACGAAGGACAGGCTGCACTCAG GCCCTGTGTTTGGAAACCAGGATCAGTTTCTTGGCCTGGCTATTTTTTTGGATACCTTCCGCAATGACCTCGATGGGACggct CGCTCCTTCCCGTACATTTCAGCCATGGTGAACAACGGCTCGGTGAGCTACGACCACGGGAAAGATGGCCGCTCGTCGGAGCTGGGAGGCTGCTCTGCCGAGATCAGGAACCGAGATCACGACACGTACCTTGCCATCCGCTACTCCAAAGGGAGACTGACG GTGATGGTGGACGTGGACGACAAGAACGAGTGGAACGAGTGCATCGACATTGGCGGCGTTCGTCTTCCCACAGGATATTTCTTTGGGGCTTCGGCAGCTACGGGCGACCTGTCGG ATAATCACGACATCATCTCCATGAAGCTCTACCAGCTGATGGTGGAACACACGGCTGAAGAGGAGAACTTGGACTGGACGAAGATCGAGCCCAGCGTCAGCCTCCTCAAATCCCCTAAAG ACAACATCGATGATCCCACCGGGAACTTCCGCGGCACGCCTCTCACTGGCTGGAAGgtgttcctgctgctgctgtgcgcCCTGCTGGGGATCGTGGTGTGCGCCGTGGTGGGAGCTGTGGTTTTCCAGAGGAGACAGGAGAGGAACAAAAGGTTttactga
- the sparc gene encoding SPARC, translating to MRVWIVFLLCLAGHAMAAPADEEPIVEEPGTEEPVVEETEVGANPVQVEIGEFDEAIDIVEDVVTENACLNYHCKKGKVCEVDESNTPMCVCQDPSTCPPVEGDFEHVCGTDNKTYESSCHFFATKCTLEGTKKGHKLHLDYIGSCKLIEPCLDSELTEFPLRMRDWLKNVLVTLYERDEDNNLLTEKQKLRVKKIYENEKRLQAGDHSLDLLAHDFEKNYNMYIFPVHWQFGQLDQHPVDGYLTHTELAPLRAPLIPMEHCTTRFFEQCDADADKYIALEEWAACFGLKDQDVDKDLII from the exons ATGAGGGTGTGGATCGTCTTCCTCCTTTGCCTGGCTGGCCACGCCATGGCTGCTCCT gctgATGAGGAGCCCATCGTGGAAGAGCCTGGGACTGAGGAGCCAGTTGTTGAG GAGACCGAAGTGGGGGCCAATCCAGTGCAGGTTGAGATCGGAGAGTTTGACGAGGCCATCGACATTGTTGAGGATGTTGTCACTGAGA ATGCCTGTCTGAACTACCACTGCAAGAAGGGCAAAGTGTGTGAGGTGGATGAGAGCAACACTCCCATGTGTGTGTGCCAGGACCCCTCCACCTGCCCACCAGTGGAAGGAGACTTTGAGCAT GTTTGCGGAACTGACAACAAGACCTACGAGTCCTCCTGCCACTTCTTTGCCACCAAGTGCACCCTGGAGGGAACCAAGAAGGGCCACAAGCTGCACCTCGACTACATCGGCTCCTGCAAAC TCATCGAGCCCTGTCTGGACAGCGAGCTGACAGAGTTCCCGCTGCGTATGAGGGACTGGCTGAAGAACGTTCTGGTGACACTGTACGAGCGTGACGAGGACAACAACCTGCTGACCGAGAAGCAGAAGCTCAGG GTGAAGAAAATCTATGAGAATGAGAAGAGGCTTCAGGCCGGCGATCACTCCCTGGACCTGCTCGCCCACGACTTCGAGAAGAACTACAACATGTACATCTTCCCTGTCCACTGGCAGTTCGGCCAGCTCGATCAGCACCCCGTCGACGG ATATCTGACCCACACAGAGCTCGCCCCTCTGCGCGCTCCTCTCATTCCCATGGAGCATTGCACCACCCGCTTCTTTGAGCAGTGCGATGCTGATGCGGACAAATACATCGCCCTGGAGGAGTGGGCCGCCTGCTTTGGCCTCAAAGACC aggATGTGGACAAAGACCTCATCATCTGA
- the atox1 gene encoding copper transport protein ATOX1 isoform X2, which translates to MTKHEFEVAMTCEGCSGAITRILNKMGDVKFEIDLPKKLVWIESDKDVDVLMTALQKSGKEVKYNGTK; encoded by the exons ATGACT AAGCACGAGTTTGAGGTGGCCATGACGTGTGAGGGATGCTCAGGAGCTATTACCAGGATCCTGAACAAGATGGGAG ATGTGAAGTTTGAAATTGACCTGCCGAAGAAGCTGGTTTGGATCGAGTCTGACAAAGACGTGGATGTTCTGATGACGGCGCTGCAAAAGTCCGGAAAGGAGGTCAAATACAACGGCACTAAGTGA
- the atox1 gene encoding copper transport protein ATOX1 isoform X1 → MSVHRKHEFEVAMTCEGCSGAITRILNKMGDVKFEIDLPKKLVWIESDKDVDVLMTALQKSGKEVKYNGTK, encoded by the exons ATGTCCGTGCACAGG AAGCACGAGTTTGAGGTGGCCATGACGTGTGAGGGATGCTCAGGAGCTATTACCAGGATCCTGAACAAGATGGGAG ATGTGAAGTTTGAAATTGACCTGCCGAAGAAGCTGGTTTGGATCGAGTCTGACAAAGACGTGGATGTTCTGATGACGGCGCTGCAAAAGTCCGGAAAGGAGGTCAAATACAACGGCACTAAGTGA